The Patescibacteria group bacterium DNA segment TTGAAAGAATTTAATTTAACGTCTCAAAAATATATTGTGATGATTTCGCGTTTAGTTAGACACAAAGGGGCGCATTATTTAATTCAAGCTTGGCAACAACTTAAAGATAGAAAAGACATGAAATTAGTTATTGTCGGTGGATCAGCTTTCACAGATGACTATGTTCAAGAGATTCAAAATTTAGCTAGTCAAGAAAAAGATATTATTTTAACCGGCAATCAAACTGGGGATAAGTTAGAAACTTTATTTAGAAATGCTTATTTATTTATTTTACCATCAGAGTCGGAAGGTTTGCCAATTGTGATTTTAGAAGCTATGAATTATGAAGTGCCAGTTTTAGCTAGCGATATTCCAGAAAATTTAGAATTAGTTGACATCGGTGGTTTTTCATTTAAATGTAGTCAAGTTGATGATTTAAAAAATAAACTAGAAAGATTGTTAGAACAACCAGAAATTATTAAAGTTAAGGCTAAGACAGCTAAAGAATTAATTAATAAAAATTATAACTGGCAGAATATTGTACAACAAATTCAAGATTTATATCAAAATTTAATTGATAAGACTTATAAAGTCAAACAAACTTGTTCTTTACAAACTATTAAATAAAAGGATTTTCATCAATTTAAACAAAAAGAAAGAAGGAGACATGATTTCTTATCTGGAAGCTATAGTGTTCGGTGTTGTTGCCGTTGCGATGTTTTCGGTACTTCTACGAATCAAAGAACAAATTTCTAATGTCAGTATTCAATCTTTTCTGGACACATTAATGTGGCTTGTCGGATTGCCTTTGTTTTTAGCTTTCTGCTACACATTTTATGTGCTCGACAGCATGAACCTTGGAATTATGGTATTTGTTGTTGGTTTCATGTTAACGTTTATTATCCAATTCATTATTGGCATGGCAATTGGAGGGGTAACAGGAGGATTGCCATTTTATCTGGTAAATAAGATTAAAGTGAAATTTCGTCACTTTAAAATTGGTATGGGTTGATATTGCTAACTAAAACCCGGGTGTATACTCGGGCTTTTTTATTTTTATTATAAATCGATACGTTGATGTGATGTATTTAAGTTTAAATAATTTTTATTTTGCGTAAAAGGGAATATTCCAAAATATCGTTTTCTAATTGTATTTTATTTTTAAATAAAATCCCTACCATAAACAGGGTAAAAAATATTTCCCCTCCTTAAGTAAGGAGGGGATTAAGGGGTGGTTGTAAAATTTATAAGATTACTCTTTTTCCACAACTTTGGGATTGGGGGAATAGAGTTTATTATTGATTTTCCATTGGTCAACAAAAGCACCCAAACCCTGTTGATCGCGTTGATTGCGTCGGCGGGTGCTATTTTGCGACCACTCCAAAACACTTTGAAAATTAAGCTTATATCTACCGCGCACCACCACATAACGAATTTCTTGGTTTTTAATAGCTTGGCGAATAGTTGTAGTTGAAACGCCAAATAAACGGCTAGCCTCAGAAATAGAAATTCTTAAAATTGAGTCATTGGTAGTATTTTGATTAATCATAGTTTTATTATTAAGTTATATTATATTGTATAAATAAATGGGATAGATAAAAAGTAACCTTATAATTAATTATAGTATATTGTATAATTTATTATAATATATTCATTTTTTATTGCAAATAAAGTTATCCACAGATTTAGGGAAAGAGCTGTTGATTAATATAAAATTATAAATATATTTTTACTTATTTAAAAGCTGGCAAGATGTCATTATAAATGAAACATGGTGGCCATATACGTCAATTTTGCTATCATTCTGAATCCCTAGTGTCATCAGTGTCCTCCTAAATTTTTATATTGTCATCCTGAATTTATTTCAGGATCTGTAATTAAATAAGACATTTTAATTTAAAATTAACGTTATGGGCGTCCACAGATGCTGAAACATCCTCCGATTTGGCGGACTAGAGTTCAGCATGACAGAGTTGTGTTATGCTAAATACCCAAATGTCACCCCAGAACGAAACAATAGAACCTGTATTGAGCTTAATTTAGGTATCCCGTAAATTAAAACCCTTCACGCCATTTTACGAGATTGCTTCATTATTCCGACTCGGCGGACGAACGAAGTAATCCAGTAAATTGTCGCACGGAGTGTTGATTTACGGGATTGCCACGGGTACCTTTGGTACCCTCGCAATGACACCCTAAATTTTATTTTTAAAAATAAAATTATAAAACCCCTCATCAAAACAATAATGACAAGGGGCTATTTCTTTAGCGATTTTTTTCGCTAGAATTGGGGATGTATTCTTGAGTCGCATATACGACTCCGAGGAAAAGGATAATATTTACCACCGCAAGAATACTCGTGGTGACAAATCGGTTGTTTGTGAGGCTGATTATAAGATCAGCCTCTACAACAAACAGAATGAAGCAGAGAAATCCCCAGATAATGCAAATTGCATTCTTTTTCATTTTTATTCCTTTCGGGATAAGTTGTTTTTAAGTTGCTATTATAATTCTATCATATATTAAATTTCTTGTCAAGTATAAAAATATTTATTCTGCTCTTGATTTAAATTTTAAATGTGCTATAATTTAAGATAATTTATTTATACACACATACCTAAAAGTAGATCCTGAATAATTTTCGGGATGACAAAATCTTTCAGGTGTAACAAATATTTAATTTGTGCGTCTACTCTAATGAACGATCAACGAATCATTAAACAAATTCAACGTGGTAATGTTCGAGCTTTTGCAGCTATCTACGATAAATATATTGAAAAAATTTATCGTTTTGTTTTTTTAAAAGTTTCCACCAAAGAAAACGCAGAAGATTTAACCAGTCAGATTTTTATTAAAACGTTGAATTATTTAATTGAAAAAACAGACAAAGAAATTGAAAATTTGAACGCTTTCTTATATCAAGTGGCACGCAACACGATCGCTGATTTTTATCGCCAACAAGGCAGGGCTCAAGAAATTCAATCAATCGATCAAGAGGAATTAGAAAGTTTACCTGACAAAGAAGGTCAAGGTTTAGAAAAAAAAGTTATTTT contains these protein-coding regions:
- a CDS encoding RNA polymerase sigma factor, with amino-acid sequence MNDQRIIKQIQRGNVRAFAAIYDKYIEKIYRFVFLKVSTKENAEDLTSQIFIKTLNYLIEKTDKEIENLNAFLYQVARNTIADFYRQQGRAQEIQSIDQEELESLPDKEGQGLEKKVILNLDILQVKKALQKINPDYQEAIILYYLEEFSVGEISQIVNRTPGATRQIIHRGLESLRQILNSNEEHN
- a CDS encoding glycosyltransferase family 4 protein, which gives rise to MIGQKGIPAQYGGIERHVEELSKGLADFGHQVFVYTRPHYTDKNLTNYQKINLISLPSIHTKHLDAIVHTFLASVHSLFQNYDIIHYHGVGPSLLAWIPRIFKPKAKVVATFHCVDRRHQKWGKFAQLALRMGEIAASIFPHETISVSRTLQNYIKDNYKQDSVYIPNGVNIQTEKLADEKQTEILKEFNLTSQKYIVMISRLVRHKGAHYLIQAWQQLKDRKDMKLVIVGGSAFTDDYVQEIQNLASQEKDIILTGNQTGDKLETLFRNAYLFILPSESEGLPIVILEAMNYEVPVLASDIPENLELVDIGGFSFKCSQVDDLKNKLERLLEQPEIIKVKAKTAKELINKNYNWQNIVQQIQDLYQNLIDKTYKVKQTCSLQTIK
- a CDS encoding excisionase family DNA-binding protein, coding for MINQNTTNDSILRISISEASRLFGVSTTTIRQAIKNQEIRYVVVRGRYKLNFQSVLEWSQNSTRRRNQRDQQGLGAFVDQWKINNKLYSPNPKVVEKE